One Aspergillus oryzae RIB40 DNA, chromosome 2 genomic window carries:
- a CDS encoding cytochrome b-c1 complex subunit 9 (predicted protein): MAGAVSDSCLELTNDVQWLTTVVTAPDCFRYLPACLPSPDHPTTVSLNISSVSLTCDLSTVFRGLIRRNAVYLTAIFTSAFAFEIAYDSASNRIWDAMNRGRQWKDIKHQYMVKDEEDDE; this comes from the exons ATGGCCGGCGCTGTAAGTGATTCTTGCTTGGAATTGACTAATGATGTTCAATGGCTAACAACAGTGGTTACCGCTCCAGATTGCTTCCGCTATCTACCAGCATGTCTCCCCTCCCCGGATCACCCAACGACGGTCTCGTTGAATATTTCTTCGGTCTCGCTAACCTGTGATCTTTCAACGGTATTTAGGGGCCTGATCCGCAGGAACGCCGTTTACCTCACggccatcttcaccagtgCCTTCGCTTTCGAGAT TGCCTATGACTCGGCCTCCAACCGCATCTGGGATGCCATGAACCGCGGC CGTCAATGGAAGGACATCAAGCACCAGTACATGgtcaaggatgaggaggatgacgagtaa
- a CDS encoding putative RNA binding protein Pym (predicted protein) yields the protein MEECEVEVSKLAGAKSSGNHRDADWTAGTKCAQSLRVAASGNHLNSRTRPYKIIVAQFLLPHTSSRLDPPGSSNNYRIFLKLLSFHSTGGNTSKAYRIPHLSPTAMASTNSGITTDAATGERYIPSSVRADGSKRREIRVRPGYRPPEDVELYKNRAAQAWKNRGNTGVPGAESLKNENESPAKTGTAASNKNAKRREAKKKAKAAQEGTATTEGKNVTEIDNWRAPASGADKKQSNGPDKATGGSEETVDLEAENEKKARNLKKKLRQARDLRDKKNQGEALLPEQLEKVIKIQELIRQLDALGFDSNGDKKDDSAEKEEKV from the coding sequence ATGGAGGAATGCGAGGTTGAAGTTTCGAAGTTGGCCGGCGCGAAAAGCAGCGGGAATCACCGGGACGCTGATTGGACGGCCGGAACGAAGTGTGCGCAGAGCCTCCGAGTGGCCGCCTCAGGAAACCACCTCAACTCACGCACTCGGCCCTACAAAATTATTGTGGCCCAATTCCTCTTGCCTCATACCTCGTCACGGTTAGATCCCCCCGGAAGCTCCAATAATTACAGGATATTCCTTAAACTACTTTCCTTCCACTCGACCGGAGGTAACACAAGTAAAGCCTACCGAATCCCACATTTATCCCCCACAGCTATGGCTTCCACGAACTCGGGAATTACTACGGACGCAGCGACCGGAGAACGCTATATCCCCTCATCGGTTCGTGCCGATGGCTCTAAACGCCGCGAAATTCGTGTTCGACCCGGCTATCGCCCCCCTGAGGATGTGGAGCTGTATAAGAATCGTGCTGCACAAGCCTGGAAGAACCGTGGTAACACCGGAGTGCCTGGTGCAGAAAGTTTAAAAAACGAGAATGAAAGCCCGGCTAAAACAGGCACGGCGGCTAGTAACAAGAATGCCAAGCGAagggaagcgaagaagaaagcaaaggcagCTCAGGAAGGAACCGCTACTACCGAGGGCAAAAATGTGACCGAAATCGACAACTGGCGTGCCCCGGCTTCCGGCGCCGATAAGAAGCAATCTAATGGACCAGATAAGGCAACtggaggatctgaagaaaCAGTCGATCTAGAAGCCGagaacgaaaagaaggcGCGcaatctgaagaagaaactcCGCCAAGCACGCGACCTACgggacaagaagaaccaAGGAGAAGCCCTGCTTCCCGAGCAACTGGAGAAGGTAATCAAGATCCAGGAACTGATCCGCCAGCTTGACGCACTCGGATTTGATTCGAACGGTGACAAGAAGGACGActctgcggagaaggaagagaaagtcTGA